The Elusimicrobiota bacterium genome includes the window ACTTTTTTATTATATACAAATTTCGTTAATAATTAAACAGTTGCATAATTATATTATACCTCCCCCGAGCACGGTATTCCCGTCGAGGCTATAAAACACCGCGGATTGTCCCGGTGTAACCGCGCGTTGAGGTTCATCAAACTTCAACCTCAACTTTCTGCTATCATTCTCTAAAGTGCTTATCACACACCCTGCGAGCTTGTGCTGGTACCTGATTTTAGCCATACATTTTAGTGGCAGCAAAACAGGATGTTTTACAATCCAATTAATATTACATACATCCACCTGTGACGTATATAACTCAGTTTCATCCCCCACAACAACCATGTTTTTATCCACAAGTATTTTTGTCACATACAACGGTTTCTTTGCGGATACCCCCAACCCCTGCCGCTGCCCGATAGTATAGTACAGTATCCCTTTGTGTTTCCCTAACACTTTACCCGAAGTATTGATGATATCTCCCGGAACAACTCTCACGGGTTTAG containing:
- a CDS encoding aminomethyltransferase beta-barrel domain-containing protein, with protein sequence IKFGLLLDKIKAMGFTYLATGHYAQVLSETVDGKVVYNLTRGVDEHKDQSYWLYELNQKTLPYILLPLGGFTKTGVRICAKNAGLPVAEKKESQEVCFVTGKKYAEFVVEWLTKNETKPVRVVPGDIINTSGKVLGKHKGILYYTIGQRQGLGVSAKKPLYVTKILVDKNMVVVGDETELYTSQVDVCNINWIVKHPVLLPLKCMAKIRYQHKLAGCVISTLENDSRKLRLKFDEPQRAVTPGQSAVFYSLDGNTVLGGGII